ATATTGTCGAGATCGAGTTGTGGTAATGGTGTCATCGTGGCAGGGTGTGGGCAAAGTGTATCGTAAACGTTCACCGGGCACCCCATCTGCTTTGTCAGCGGCTTGCTCATGTGCAACTAGCACACTTCGCAGATCGCTTTATTGGCCGACGAAGCGGGTCAATATAAATCGCGCATCTGGGGTACCCGGTAAACGTTTACAGTCGGTGAAATCCGCCGTTCAACGCTTCTGGTGAACGATTACAGTGTATCACTGATTTGCCCAGGGGGCTCGGTCGGAAATAATCAAACTTCCATAACCTCTTTTTCCTTCTCCGCCATGGAATCATCAATCTGTTTGATGAAGGCGTCGGTCTCTTTCTGGGCGCTGTCTTGAAGTGTAAAGAGGTCGTCCTCTGAAATTTCTTTATCCTTCTTCATCTTTTTGGCGATGTCAATGGCGTCACGTCGGTTATTACGAACTGCCACCTTAAACTCCTCGCCTATCTTCTTGACCTGTTTAACTAGATCTTTACGGCGGTCTTCGGTCAACTGAGGAATGCTCAGCCGAATTACTTTGCCATCGCTCACCGGATTCAGACCAATATTGGCTTTAAGGATCGCTTTGTCAATGACGTTGATAAGTTGAGTGTCCCAGGGTTGAATAACGATCATCCGGCTTTCTGGAATGGT
The nucleotide sequence above comes from Desulfobulbaceae bacterium. Encoded proteins:
- a CDS encoding ribosome recycling factor; amino-acid sequence: MDQIISEMRDKMAKSIEAYRRELTKIRTGRASLSIFDGIKVESYGSKMPLNQVASITIPESRMIVIQPWDTQLINVIDKAILKANIGLNPVSDGKVIRLSIPQLTEDRRKDLVKQVKKIGEEFKVAVRNNRRDAIDIAKKMKKDKEISEDDLFTLQDSAQKETDAFIKQIDDSMAEKEKEVMEV